The stretch of DNA GCGCAGCTTGCGGACGCGCGCCTGCTGCGCTCGCCGTATCTCGACTATTCGGACCTCGTGAAGAGCGAACTCGGCGTGCTCGAAATGGCGCGCGTGACGCGCGAGAAGTTCGGGCCGCGCGCGGTGCGCAACTACATCATCTCGCACACGGAGACGGTGTCCGACCTGCTCGAAGTGATGCTGCTGCAGAAGGAGACCGGCCTTTTGACCGGCCGCCTCGGCCACGCGGACGACCCGGCGAAGGCCGGCTTGATGGTGATCCCGCTGTTCGAGACGATCCCCGACCTGCGCAACGCGCCGCACATCATGCGCGACCTGCTCGCGCTGCCGGGCCTCGACGCGCTCGTCGAGCACCAGGGCAACGAACAGGAAGTGATGCTCGGCTACTCGGACAGCAACAAGGACGGCGGTTTTCTCACGTCGAACTGGGAGCTGTACCGCGCGGAACTGGCGCTGGTCGCGCTGTTCAACGACCGCGGGATCACGATGCGCCTGTTCCACGGACGCGGCGGCACGGTCGGACGCGGCGGCGGCCCGACCTACCAGGCGATCCTGTCACAGCCGCCCGGCACCGTCGACGGCCAGATCCGCCTGACCGAGCAGGGCGAGGTGATCGCGAGCAAGTTCGGCAATCCGGAGATCGGCCGCCGCAACCTCGAAACGGTGATCGCGGCGACGCTCGAAGCGTCGCTGCTGCCGGTCGGCGAGGCGGCGGGCCACGCGCCGGACCAGTTGCCGGCGTTCGAGGAAACGATGCAGCGGCTGTCCGACGCCGCGATGGCCGCGTACCGGTCGCTCGTCTATGAGACGCCCGGCTTCACCGACTACTTCTTCACCGCGACGCCGATCGCCGAGATCGCGGAACTGAACATCGGCAGCCGGCCCGCTTCGCGCAAGCTGCAAGACCCGAAGCACCGGAAGATCGAGGACCTGCGCGCGATTCCGTGGGGCTTCTCGTGGGGCCAATGCCGGCTGCTGCTGACCGGCTGGTACGGATTCGGCAGCGCGGTCGGCGCGTATCTCGACGAAGCGGGCAGCGACGCCGAACGCGCGCGCCGCGTCGCGCTGCTGAAGAAGATGCACAAGACCTGGCCGTTCTTCTCGAACCTGCTGTCGAACATGGACATGACGCTCGCGAAAACGGACCTCGCGGTCGCGTCGCGTTACGCGCAGCTCGTGTCGGACAAGAAGCTGCGCAAGCAGGTGTTCGAACGGATCGTCGGCGAGTGGGAGCGCACGACCCGCGTGCTCGACGAGATCACCGGCGCGAGCGGCCGGCTCGCGGACAACCCGCTGCTCGCGCGCTCGATCAAGAACCGCTTCCCGTACCTCGATCCGCTGAACCATTTGCAGGTGGAACTGATCAAGCGGCACCGCGCGGGCGACACCAACGCGCGCGTGCGGCGCGGGCTGCACCTGACGATCAACGGGATCGCGGCGGGGCTGCGCAATACGGGCTGACGCCCGGTTCGCTCCGGCGAACGACTCGTCGCCACGAACCGCGCCGCCTTCTGGCGGCGCGGTTTTTTGCGGCGACAGAAACGAACCGTCCGCTCAGTCCCTTCGCGTCGCGAAAATCTGCAACGCGTCGAGCTTGAAAGACCCGTCCGGCTGCACGTCGAAATACTGTCTCACCTCGTCCGGCGCGCGGTCCCACAGCGAGCGGATCGCGACGACGCGCTCGTGGGGCGTGCGCATCCGCGCGACCCACGGCCCGAACTCGATGCCGATCCGCCAGCGCTCGTCGATCCGCGCGTCGAAACCCGCTTCGTCCAGCATCGCGAGCCATTCGTTAGCGCGGTAGTCGCGCACGTGCGAGCCGTCGCGCAGCAGTTCGATCGCCTGGATGTGGGTGTCGTACAGCGGATCGTCGATGCCGGCGATGTCGATGAACATCAGCCGGCCGCCCGGCGTCAGCACGCGCCGCACCTCCGCGAGCGCGCGGCGCACGTCGCGCCAATGATGGGCGCTCATCCGGCTGATCGCCCAGTTGAACGACGCGTCCGCGAACGGCAGCGCCTCGGCCACGCCCTGCTGCGTGCGGATCGACGCGAGGCCGCGCTCCTTCGCGGCTTCGGCGACCGTCGCGAGCATTTGCGGCGCGAGATCGTAAGCGACCACTTCGCGCACGTGCGGCGCAACCGCGAAACTCGCGTGGCCCGCGCCGCAGCCCATGTCCAGCACCGTCGCGTTGCCGCAGGTGGCCGCGAACGTCGCCGCGAGCCGTTCCAGATCCGCGCCGGTCGCGTGCACGCGGCTCGTCAGATACGCGGCGGCGGTCGAGCCGAACGCGTCGGCAACCTGATCGTGATGCTTCATCGAATGCTCCTGTTGCGTCGCGAACCGCGCTGCGCGGACCGGCGACGCCGTAGGTGGGGGGAGACCGCGACGCACGGGGCGTCGCGGCGTTCGCAAACCGGGGCGGCCGATGCGACGGCCCCAACGCCGCATCAGCCGCTACAATAGAGCCCGCGCTGTACCAGTACAAGACAAGCAATCATTCTGGTATCCGCACCACCCGCCACGGTTCACCACGATTCGCCGCACCGCCATGACCACCTCATTCGACGCTGCCGACACGGCTTCGTCCGGCCCCGCGAAAACCCTCGACGCGACACCCGCGCGCGCGCTCGGCGAGTTCATCCGCGCGCATCGCGAGCGGCTGTCGCCGCAGGCGGTCGGGCTGCCGCCCGGCCCGCGCCGCCGCACGCCCGGCCTGCGCCGCGAGGAGGTCGCGCAGTTGTGCGGCGTGAGCCCCACCTGGTACACGTGGATCGAGCAGGGCCGGCCCGTGTCGGCTTCGGCGGACGCGCTCGCGCGGATCGCCGTCGCGCTGCAACTGTCGCGCGCCGAACGCGCGTATCTGTTCGAACTGGCCGCGCAGCGCGATCCGGCCGAGCCGGACCCGGCCGCCGCCGACGCGCCCGCGACGCTGCTGCAGACCGTGCAACTGGTCGATGCGCCGGCCTACGTGCTCGACCGCCAGTGGGACGCGCTCGCGTGGAACGCGCACGCGGCCGACCTGTTCACCGGCTGGCTCGACGGCGCGCACGACCGCAACCTGCTGCGCTTCACGTTCACCGAGCCGCTCGCGCGCGCGCTGATCGTCGATTGGGAAACGCGCGCGCGGCGGCTCTGCGCGGAGTTCCGCGCGGACTCGATCCGCCATCTGAACGACGCGCCGACCCGCACGCTGATCGATTCGCTGATCGCCGCGAGCGACGACTTCGCGCGGTTCTGGGCGTCGCAGGACGTCGGCGAGCGCGAAGGCGGCCGGCGCGAATTCAACCATCCGCGTCACGGTCCGCTCGCGTACGACCAGATCACGTTCAAGCCGGCGCATCGCGAGGATCTGAAGCTCGTCGTGCTCGTGCGGCTTTGACTGCGCGCGCCCATCCCCGAAACCCGACACAGCCCCGCCCCGCCAGCCGGCCGCCCGGTGCGCGGGTGGTAAAATCGCCGTCTGTTTCTGTTGCGCCGCCCGCGCGTCCCGCATGCGCGGCCGGCCGCCCAGCCACCGCTCACCGTTCACTGCCCCAACACCATGACGTCCCAACTGCACAAAAAAGGCGAAGCCTGGTCGGCTCGCTTCTCCGAGCCGATGTCGGAACTCGTCAAGCGCTATACGTCGTCCGTCTTCTTCGACAAGCGCCTCGCGTTCGTCGACATCGAAGGGTCGCTCGCGCACGCGTCGATGCTCGCCGCGCAGAAGATCATCGCCGGCGACGACCTCGCTGCGATCCAGCGCGGGATGGCGCAGATCAAGGGCGAAATCGAACGCGGCGAGTTCGAGTGGCAGCTCGACCTGGAGGACGTGCACCTGAACATCGAGGCGCGCCTGACCGCGCTGATCGGCGACGCGGGCAAGCGCCTGCACACCGGCCGCTCGCGCAACGACCAGGTCGCGACCGACATCCGGCTATGGCTGCGCGGCGAGATCGACCGGATCGGCGCACTGCTCGGCGACCTGCGCGGCGCGCTGCTCGACCTCGCGGACCAGCACGCGGCGACCATCCTGCCCGGCTTCACGCACCTTCAGGTCGCGCAGCCGGTCACGTTCGGCCACCACCTGCTCGCGTACGTCGAGATGTTCTCGCGCGACGCGGAGCGCCTCGTCGACTGCCGCAAGCGCGTGAACCGCCTGCCGCTCGGCGCGGCCGCGCTCGCCGGCACGAGCTATCCGATCGACCGTTTCGCGGTCGCGAAGACGCTCGGCTTCGACGGCATCTGCGCGAACTCGCTCGACGCGGTGTCCGACCGCGACTTCGCGATCGAATTCACGGCCGCGGCCGCGCTGGTGATGACGCACGTGTCGCGCTTCTCGGAAGAACTGGTGCTGTGGATGAGCCCGCGGGTCGGCTTCATCGATCTCGCGGACCGCTTCTGCACCGGCTCGTCGATCATGCCGCAGAAGAAGAACCCGGACGTGCCGGAACTCGCGCGCGGCAAGACCGGCCGCGTGAACGGCCATCTGATGGCGCTGCTGACGCTGATGAAGGGCCAGCCGCTCGCGTACAACAAGGACAATCAGGAAGACAAGGAGCCGCTGTTCGACACCGTCGACACGGTCGCGGACACGCTGCGCATCTTCGCGGAGATGGTCGCCGGCATCCGCGTGAAGCCGGACGCGATGCGCGCGGCCGCGTTGCAGGGTTTCTCGACCGCGACCGACCTCGCGGACTACCTGGTGAAGCGCGGGCTGCCGTTCCGCGACGCGCACGAGGCGGTCGCGCATGCGGTGCGGGTCTGCGTCGATCGCAACTGCGACCTCGCGGACCTGACGCTCGACGAGATGCGCGCCGAGTTGCCGGCGGTCGCGCAACTGCTCGGCGACGACGTGTTCGAGGTACTGACGCTCGAAGGCTCGGTCGCGAGCCGCAACCATCCGGGCGGCACCGCGCCGGAGCAGGTGCGCGCGGCGATCGCCGCCGCCCGCGCGGCGCTGAACGCGTCGAAATAAGCGCGCGGTCGTGATGGGCGCGCGCGCCGTGTCACGGCATGCGCGCGTCCGTCGATGCCCGAACGCGATGTGCGGGTTCGCGGCCGGCCCTGAAGGCCGGACCGCGTCGCCCGACGCCCCGCCGCCGACCGCCCCGCCCCCCGCAACCGCCGATTCGTGATCCGATGATTGTCCGCCCCCGTCTCCACTGGTTCCGGATGCTGCTCGCGTGGCACGGCTCCGTGCTGCCGCAGCTGCTGCCGCGCCTCTTTCTCGTGCTGTGCCTGTCGATCGTCGCGGTCGCGTCGCACGACCACATCCTGCGGATCACCGTGAACCTGAGCACGGTGCCGTTCTCGCTGATCGGCATCGCGCTCGCGGTGTTCCTCGGCTTTCGCAACAACGCGAGCTACGACCGCTACTGGGAAGGCCGCAAGCTGTGGGGCCAGTTGCTGAACGAGTCGCGCTCGCTGGTGCGCCAGGCGCAGACGCTCGCGCCGAACGGCGGCGTGACGCCGCGCGTGCGCGAGTTAGTCAACGTGCTGTGCGCGCTGCCGCATGCGCTGCGCCATCAGTTGCGCGGCACCGATCCGCGCGACGACCTCGCAAGGCATCTGCCGCCCGCGCTGCTGGACCGCGTGATGGCATCGCGCTTCCGGCCCGCGACGCTGCTGCTGTGCGCCTCCGAATGGGTCCAGCGCGGGGTGCAGCTCGAACCGCGCGACCAGCGGATCGACGGCTGGGCCGTGGTCGCGTTCGAGCGCAACCTGAACGGACTGTCGGATGTGATCGGCGGCTGCGAGCGGATCGTGTCGACGCCGCTGCCGTTCGCGTACACGGTGATGATCCACCGGACCGTCTATTTCTTCTGCGCGCTGCTGCCGTTCGGGCTCGTCGACAGCATCGGCTGGCTCACGCCGGTGTTCGCGGTGTTCGTCGCGTATGCGTTCATGGCGCACGAGGCGATCGCCGCGCAGATCGAGGACCCGTTCGGCACCGAGGACAACGACCTCGCGCTCGGCGTGATGTCCACGGGGATCGAGGTCGCGCTGCACGACCTGATCGGCGACCCGACGACCGTCGACACGACGCCTCCCGGCAAGCGGACGGTTCTGCTGTAGAACACCGTGCGTGCCGGCTGGCGAGAGGTGCGAAGGCCGCTTCACGCGGCCTTTTTTGCGCGGATTGACGCGTCGTGAGCGACGTGAGCGACATGAACGACGCGGCACGGGCCGGATTCTGCCGATAAAACCGATCGAAAAGCGATGACGGCAGCGGTCGCCGCTCGCGCGCGCAGGTCAACGCCACGCCCGCCCAGCGCGGCTGACAGACCGGGCAGCCCGCCGCCCGCTAGTGATTCCCGACCGTCTCCGATAACCGCTTCAGCGTCGCGAGCCGCGCGCCGAGCAGGTCGAGCCGCGCGTGTTCGTCGATCAGCGGCGTCGTCGCGTCGCGGTAAGCGCGCCATGCGCTCTGCGCGCGCACGAGCGTCGGCCGCGAATGCGCGGGCATCCGCGCGGAGAGCCGGCGATAGTAGCGGTTCAGGTCATAGGTCGCGTGCTCGCAGCGCGCGTCGGCCGAACACGCCCGCGCGCGCGGCGCACGCTGCCCCGGCGCCATCTGCGCAAGCTGCGCGCGCAGCGCGAGCGCACGGTCGCGCACCGGCTGCAAACGCATGTCCGCTTCGTAGATCACGTACATCGACCCGCTCGTCGTCGCGAACACCGCGCCGAGCATCGGGTCCTCCGCATCGCGCCACGCGCCCCAGCGCTGCTGGCTCGTCTGCCAGCGGCGCTTCTGCGCGGCCGGCAGCTTCGCGAGCAGTTGCGCGAGCGCGGTGTCGGCCGCGCCGCGCCACGAAGCGCGCGCCTCGTCCATGCACTGCACCTGGCCCGCGGTCGACGAGCGGTCCGCGCGCGCGAGACACGCGCGCATCGCGGTGTCGATCGGATCGGCCGCCGCGACGTCCGCGTGCGCGGCGCCCGCGCCCGTCAGCCACGCGGCCGCCAGCACGGCAGCGGCGGCCCAGCGGCGGGACAGGCGGGTCGTCCAGGGCTTCATCGCGGTCAGTCGCGCACGCAGTCCACGAAGTACTCGATGCGGCCGTTGATCATCTCGCCGACGAGCCCGTGGATGTCCGTGTGGAAGCCGGGGAAACGCTCGTTGAACTCGCGCGCGAAACGCAGGTAGTTCACGATCGTCCGGTTGAACCGCTCGCCCGGGATCAGAAGCGGGATGCCCGGCGGATACGGCGTCAACAGGATCGACGTCACGCGGCCTTCGAGTTCGTCGATCGGCACGCGGTCGATCTCGCGGTGCACGAGCTTCGCGTACGCGTCGGACGGCTTCATCGCCGGCTCCATGTCGGACAGGTACATCTCGGTCGTCAGGCGCGCGATGTCGTTCGCGCGGTACACGCTGTGGATCTGCTGGCACAGGTCGCGCAGGCCGATGCGCTCGTATGCCGGATGCTGCGCCACGAACTCGGGCAGCACGCGCCACAGCGGCTGGTTGTTGTCGTAGTCGTCCTTGAACTGCTGGAGTTCGGTGACCATCGAGTTCCAGCGGCCCTTCGTGATGCCGATCGTGAACATGATGAAGAACGAGTACAGCCCGGTCTTCTCGACGATGATCCCGTGCTCGGCCAGATACTTCGTGACGATCGCGGCCGGAATCCCGTGTTCGCCGAACTCGCCGTCCACGTCGAGGCCCGGCGTCACGATCGTCGCCTTGATCGGGTCGAGCATGTTGAAGCCTTCGGCCAGCTTGCCGAAGCCGTGCCAGCGGTCGTTCGGGCGCAGCATCCAGTCGTCGCGCGAGCCGATGCCCTCCTCGGCCAGCTCCTCCGGACCCCACACCTGGAAGAACCAGTCGTCGCCGTACTCGGCATCGACCTTGCGCATCGCGCGGCGGAAGTCGAGCGCCTCCGCGATCGACTCCTCGACGAGCGCGGTGCCGCCCGGCGGCTCCATCATCGCGGCCGCGACGTCGCACGACGCGATGATCGCGTACTGCGGGCTCGTCGACGTGTGCATCAGGTACGCCTCGTTGAAGCGATGGCGGTCGAACGTGCTGTTCTCCGAATCCTGCACGACGATCTGCGACGCCTGCGAGATGCCCGCGAGCAGCTTGTGCGTCGAGTGCGTCGCGAACACCAGCGCGCCGGTGCGCGGACGGTCCGCGCCGATCGCGTGCATGTCCTGGTAGAACGAGTGGAACTCCGCGTGCGGCAGCCACGCTTCGTCGAAGTGCAGCGTGTCGAGCAGGTCGCCGAGCAGGTCCTTGATCATCTCGACGTTGTACACGACGCCGTCGTACGTGCTCTGCGTGATCGTCAGGATGCGCGGCTTCAGGTTCGGGTTCTTCGCGAGCGCCTCGCGCGCGAACGGATTCGCCTCGATCTTGCGGCGGATGTTCTCCGGCTTGAACTCGTCGCGCGGAATCGGGCCGATGATGCCGAAGTTGTTGCGGGTCGGCGTGAGGAACACCGGGATCGCGCCGGTCATCGTAATCGCGTGCAGGATCGACTTGTGGCAGTTGCGGTCCACCAGCACGACGTCGCCGGGCGCGACCGTCGCGTGCCAGACGATCTTGTTCGACGTGGACGTGCCGTTCGTCACGAAGAACACGTGGTCCGCGCTGAAGATGCGCGCCGCGTTGCGCTCCGACGCCGCGACCGGGCCGGTGTGGTCGAGCAGCTGGCCGAGTTCGTCGACCGCGTTGCAGACGTCCGCGCGCAGCATGTTCTCGCCGAAGAACTGGTGGAACATCTGGCCGAGCGGGTTCTTCAGGAACGCGACGCCGCCCGAGTGCCCCGGGCAGTGCCACGAGTACGAGCCTTCGTCCGCGTACTGCACCAGCTCCTTGAAGAACGGCGGCGCGAGCGCGTCCAGATAGACCTTCGCCTCGCGGATGATGTGGCGCGCGACGAACTCCGGCGTGTCCTCGAACATGTGGATGAAGCCGTGGAGTTCGCGCAGCACGTCGTTCGGCAGATGGCGCGAGGTGCGCGTCTCGCCGTACAGGAAGATCGGGATGTCCGCGTTGCGGCGGCGCACCGCCTCGACGAACGCGCGCAGCGCGACGATCGCGGGCGCGTCGTCCGGCGCGACGCTGTCCGAGCCGTCGACGTACGGCAGCAGTTCGTCGTCGTCGATCGACAGGATGAAGCACGACGCGCGGCTCGACTGCTGCGCGAACGACGTGAGGTCGCCGTAGCTCGTCAGCCCGAGGACTTCCACGCCTTCCTTCTCGATCGCTTCCGCGAGCGCCCGGATGCCGGAGCCCGAGATGTTTTCGGAGCGGAAATCTTCGTCGATGATGACGACGGGAAAACGAAACTTCATGGGCGATTCTCCAAAAAGAACGACCGCTGCTTCTGATGCGCAGCGGTCACCCGGAATGCTGGTGTGTCAGTGCGCAGCGCGCGTCACGTCTTCGGCAGCGTGACGCCGTGCTGCCCCTGGTATTTGCCGCCGCGGTCCGCGTAGGACACCTCGCAGACCTCGTCGCTTTCGAAGAAGAGCACCTGCGCGACGCCCTCGTTCGCGTAGATTTTCGCAGGCAATGGTGTCGTATTCGAGAATTCGAGCGTCACGTAGCCCTCCCATTCGGGCTCGAACGGCGTCACGTTCACGATGATCCCGCAGCGCGCATAGGTGGACTTGCCGAGGCAGACCGTCAGCACGGTGCGCGGAATCCGGAAGTATTCGACGGTGCGCGCGAGCGCGAACGAGTTCGGCGGGATGATGCAGACGTCGCCCTTGAAGTCGACGAACGACTTCTCGTCGAAATTCTTCGGATCGACGATCGTCGAGTTGATGTTCGTGAAGATCTTGAATTCGTCCGCGCAGCGGATGTCGTAGCCGTAGCTCGACGTGCCGTAGCTGACGATCTTGCGGCCGTCCTCCGACGTGCGGACCTGATCGCGCACGAACGGCTCGATCATCTTGTGCTGTTCGGCCATGCGCCGGATCCACTTGTCGGATTTGATTGCCATGTTGGTCGCTGCGTGACGGATAGGAAAGGTGAGCCGCTGCGGCGCGGCCCGCCTGCAAGGAGAGGGCCGGCGGCGCGCCGCGTTCGGGAACGCGAAAGGCGCCATTTTACGCGATATGGATCGCCGTGCCGCCAGTCTGCGCGGGCCGCCCGGCGAGCCGCCCGCTTCACGCCCGAGGACGTCGCCAGAAGCGCCGGCGAGCGCGGCGCTCACTGCTGGCGGATCACGCCGCACGCGAGCGCGGTGCCGGTGCCGCGCTGCGGATACGCATACGGATCGATTGCGTCGCGGTGGACGATCACCGCGCGTTGCAGCACCGAGCGGATGCCGTCGAGCGACACGTCCGGCGCGACGAGGAAGCCGGTCGCGACGCCGGTCGAATCCGCGTGGATGTTGCCGAGGTCGCCCTCGACGCGCGCGCCGGCGCGCAGCCGCTCGGCGGCTGGCGAAAACACCGGGCCGGCGCTCGACGCGTCGGCGGCATTGCAGTCGCCGCGCTCGTGGATCTGCAGCGCGTGGTCGCTGTCCGGCGGCAGCGAGGTCAGGCTGTAGCTCACCTGGACGCCGTCGGAGCGTTCGATGAAGGTCACGGTGCCGGTCGCCTGGTTGCCGACAGTGGGCAGCAGTTGCGCGTCGGCGCGCTTCTCCTGCGGCCGCAGAAAGCTGCTGCATCCGCCGAGCAGCGCGCACGCGGCCGCTCCCACGACGAATGCAAGCGCTATCTGCCTGTCGATTCCCTTTCCCATTCGATCCTCTTGCCGGCCGGCCGCGTCGTGCGCGGCCGTCGTGCGGTGCCGATGAAGCCGACATGATACCGCGCGCCACGCGCTGCGCCGCGTCTGCGAGCCGCTTCGCGCGGCGGCGCGGCCGCCTCCTCAGGTGTTCTGCACGACGATGCTCGGGAACTTCGACGTCATGTCGCGCGCGCGCTCCGCGATCTGCACCGCGACGCGACGCGCGATCGCGCGATACGCATGCGCAATGCGGCCGTCCGGGTCCGCGACGACGGTCGGGCGGCCCGCGTCGGCCTGCTCGCGAATGCCGATGTCGAGCGGCAGGCTGCCGAGCACCTCGACGCCGTATTCGCGGCTCATCCGCTCCGCGCCGCCGGTGCCGAACACGTGCTCCTCGTGGCCGCAGTTCGAGCAGATGTGCACGGCCATGTTCTCGACGATGCCGAGGATCGGAATGCCGACCTTCTCGAACATCTTGAGGCCCTTCTTCGCATCGAGCAGCGCGATGTCCTGCGGCGTCGTCACGATCACCGCGCCGGTCACCGGCACGCGCTGCGCGAGCGTCAGCTGGATGTCGCCGGTGCCGGGCGGCATGTCGACGACCAGGTAGTCGAGATCGCGCCAGTTCGTCTGACGCAGCAGCTGTTCGAGCGCGGACGTCGCCATCGGGCCGCGCCACACCATCGGGTTGTCCTGCTCGATCAGGAAACCGATCGAATTCGCCTGCACGCCGTGGCCGGTCATCGGGTTCATCGATTTGTCATCCGGCGACTCCGGGCGGCCCTCGATGCCCAGCATCATCGGCAGCGACGGGCCGTAGATGTCCGCGTCCAGCAGGCCGACCGACGCGCCCTCGGCCGCGAGCGCGAGCGCGAGATTCACGGCGGTCGTGCTCTTGCCGACGCCGCCCTTGCCGGATGCCACCGCAACGATGTTCTTCACGTTCGGCAGCAGCTTCACGCCGCGCTGCACCGTATGCGCGGCGATGTCCTGCCGCACCGAGACGCGGCTTTCCGACACGCCCGGCACCGCGGCGAGCGCCGCCTCGACCTGCTGGCGCACCGTGCCGAACAGGCTCTTCGCCGGATAGCCGAGCACGATCTCGACGCCGACGGCGCCGCCGTCGACCGTCACGTTGCGCACGCCCTTGTCGGCTGCATAAGGGCGGCCGGTGGTGGGATCCGTCAGCGCCGCAAGTGCGGCGTCGACCAAGGCCCGATCTAAGCTCATCGTTACTCCGTGGGGGGATGCAGGCGGCGCGATAGCGACCGCCCGGTCGTCCTCACGCCTTAAATGGAAAGAAATTGTTAAGCTGGATTGCGTAAATCCTGTCTGCAAGGCACGCTTCGCGGCAGCAGGCTCGCCCGACCCTCGCCGGGTGCCCTCGCCGGTCACGCAACCACCGGGCGCGCGCCTCATGCCGCCATTGTAGTGGCTGGCGGCGCACGCCGCCCGAAGACCCTCGGCGCTGTCGGGGCTGCTGGGAATCCA from Paraburkholderia caballeronis encodes:
- a CDS encoding class I SAM-dependent methyltransferase, with the protein product MKHHDQVADAFGSTAAAYLTSRVHATGADLERLAATFAATCGNATVLDMGCGAGHASFAVAPHVREVVAYDLAPQMLATVAEAAKERGLASIRTQQGVAEALPFADASFNWAISRMSAHHWRDVRRALAEVRRVLTPGGRLMFIDIAGIDDPLYDTHIQAIELLRDGSHVRDYRANEWLAMLDEAGFDARIDERWRIGIEFGPWVARMRTPHERVVAIRSLWDRAPDEVRQYFDVQPDGSFKLDALQIFATRRD
- a CDS encoding helix-turn-helix transcriptional regulator, with the protein product MTTSFDAADTASSGPAKTLDATPARALGEFIRAHRERLSPQAVGLPPGPRRRTPGLRREEVAQLCGVSPTWYTWIEQGRPVSASADALARIAVALQLSRAERAYLFELAAQRDPAEPDPAAADAPATLLQTVQLVDAPAYVLDRQWDALAWNAHAADLFTGWLDGAHDRNLLRFTFTEPLARALIVDWETRARRLCAEFRADSIRHLNDAPTRTLIDSLIAASDDFARFWASQDVGEREGGRREFNHPRHGPLAYDQITFKPAHREDLKLVVLVRL
- the argH gene encoding argininosuccinate lyase; this translates as MTSQLHKKGEAWSARFSEPMSELVKRYTSSVFFDKRLAFVDIEGSLAHASMLAAQKIIAGDDLAAIQRGMAQIKGEIERGEFEWQLDLEDVHLNIEARLTALIGDAGKRLHTGRSRNDQVATDIRLWLRGEIDRIGALLGDLRGALLDLADQHAATILPGFTHLQVAQPVTFGHHLLAYVEMFSRDAERLVDCRKRVNRLPLGAAALAGTSYPIDRFAVAKTLGFDGICANSLDAVSDRDFAIEFTAAAALVMTHVSRFSEELVLWMSPRVGFIDLADRFCTGSSIMPQKKNPDVPELARGKTGRVNGHLMALLTLMKGQPLAYNKDNQEDKEPLFDTVDTVADTLRIFAEMVAGIRVKPDAMRAAALQGFSTATDLADYLVKRGLPFRDAHEAVAHAVRVCVDRNCDLADLTLDEMRAELPAVAQLLGDDVFEVLTLEGSVASRNHPGGTAPEQVRAAIAAARAALNASK
- a CDS encoding bestrophin family protein → MIVRPRLHWFRMLLAWHGSVLPQLLPRLFLVLCLSIVAVASHDHILRITVNLSTVPFSLIGIALAVFLGFRNNASYDRYWEGRKLWGQLLNESRSLVRQAQTLAPNGGVTPRVRELVNVLCALPHALRHQLRGTDPRDDLARHLPPALLDRVMASRFRPATLLLCASEWVQRGVQLEPRDQRIDGWAVVAFERNLNGLSDVIGGCERIVSTPLPFAYTVMIHRTVYFFCALLPFGLVDSIGWLTPVFAVFVAYAFMAHEAIAAQIEDPFGTEDNDLALGVMSTGIEVALHDLIGDPTTVDTTPPGKRTVLL
- a CDS encoding lysozyme inhibitor LprI family protein; protein product: MKPWTTRLSRRWAAAAVLAAAWLTGAGAAHADVAAADPIDTAMRACLARADRSSTAGQVQCMDEARASWRGAADTALAQLLAKLPAAQKRRWQTSQQRWGAWRDAEDPMLGAVFATTSGSMYVIYEADMRLQPVRDRALALRAQLAQMAPGQRAPRARACSADARCEHATYDLNRYYRRLSARMPAHSRPTLVRAQSAWRAYRDATTPLIDEHARLDLLGARLATLKRLSETVGNH
- a CDS encoding arginine/lysine/ornithine decarboxylase — its product is MKFRFPVVIIDEDFRSENISGSGIRALAEAIEKEGVEVLGLTSYGDLTSFAQQSSRASCFILSIDDDELLPYVDGSDSVAPDDAPAIVALRAFVEAVRRRNADIPIFLYGETRTSRHLPNDVLRELHGFIHMFEDTPEFVARHIIREAKVYLDALAPPFFKELVQYADEGSYSWHCPGHSGGVAFLKNPLGQMFHQFFGENMLRADVCNAVDELGQLLDHTGPVAASERNAARIFSADHVFFVTNGTSTSNKIVWHATVAPGDVVLVDRNCHKSILHAITMTGAIPVFLTPTRNNFGIIGPIPRDEFKPENIRRKIEANPFAREALAKNPNLKPRILTITQSTYDGVVYNVEMIKDLLGDLLDTLHFDEAWLPHAEFHSFYQDMHAIGADRPRTGALVFATHSTHKLLAGISQASQIVVQDSENSTFDRHRFNEAYLMHTSTSPQYAIIASCDVAAAMMEPPGGTALVEESIAEALDFRRAMRKVDAEYGDDWFFQVWGPEELAEEGIGSRDDWMLRPNDRWHGFGKLAEGFNMLDPIKATIVTPGLDVDGEFGEHGIPAAIVTKYLAEHGIIVEKTGLYSFFIMFTIGITKGRWNSMVTELQQFKDDYDNNQPLWRVLPEFVAQHPAYERIGLRDLCQQIHSVYRANDIARLTTEMYLSDMEPAMKPSDAYAKLVHREIDRVPIDELEGRVTSILLTPYPPGIPLLIPGERFNRTIVNYLRFAREFNERFPGFHTDIHGLVGEMINGRIEYFVDCVRD
- the dcd gene encoding dCTP deaminase, which codes for MAIKSDKWIRRMAEQHKMIEPFVRDQVRTSEDGRKIVSYGTSSYGYDIRCADEFKIFTNINSTIVDPKNFDEKSFVDFKGDVCIIPPNSFALARTVEYFRIPRTVLTVCLGKSTYARCGIIVNVTPFEPEWEGYVTLEFSNTTPLPAKIYANEGVAQVLFFESDEVCEVSYADRGGKYQGQHGVTLPKT
- a CDS encoding superoxide dismutase family protein — its product is MGKGIDRQIALAFVVGAAACALLGGCSSFLRPQEKRADAQLLPTVGNQATGTVTFIERSDGVQVSYSLTSLPPDSDHALQIHERGDCNAADASSAGPVFSPAAERLRAGARVEGDLGNIHADSTGVATGFLVAPDVSLDGIRSVLQRAVIVHRDAIDPYAYPQRGTGTALACGVIRQQ
- the apbC gene encoding iron-sulfur cluster carrier protein ApbC produces the protein MSLDRALVDAALAALTDPTTGRPYAADKGVRNVTVDGGAVGVEIVLGYPAKSLFGTVRQQVEAALAAVPGVSESRVSVRQDIAAHTVQRGVKLLPNVKNIVAVASGKGGVGKSTTAVNLALALAAEGASVGLLDADIYGPSLPMMLGIEGRPESPDDKSMNPMTGHGVQANSIGFLIEQDNPMVWRGPMATSALEQLLRQTNWRDLDYLVVDMPPGTGDIQLTLAQRVPVTGAVIVTTPQDIALLDAKKGLKMFEKVGIPILGIVENMAVHICSNCGHEEHVFGTGGAERMSREYGVEVLGSLPLDIGIREQADAGRPTVVADPDGRIAHAYRAIARRVAVQIAERARDMTSKFPSIVVQNT